In Triplophysa rosa linkage group LG18, Trosa_1v2, whole genome shotgun sequence, a genomic segment contains:
- the LOC130569108 gene encoding endonuclease domain-containing 1 protein-like, translating to FSKCTKFFLDDTPPDFTPPTGVSVKPICQCLWDDHDEQIYLYATLYSTSWKIPIFSAYVFQSPNIGRCDAWYIEPQLDGDSEPCMRPKGYGKNIGKNQAVTKDYYKSGYDKGHLYPVLHTNNHLSMLATSTLTNVAPQNPTFNQNVWLEHEKAVIKDLKSCEVAYVLTGVVPDTNIKMNNKVTVSKYYWRATCCLEKGQYIGQGYYGPDNNGLVKKLTIKDLQNLLKGFYQIIFFPNIPAQNKKPTYTCN from the exons tttaGTAAATGCACAAAGTTCTTTTTGGACGACACACCTCCTGACTTCACACCACCAACGGGCGTTTCAGTCAAGCCCATCTGCCAGTGTCTTTGGGATGACCATGATGAGCAAATTTATCTGTACGCAACTTTATACAGCACATCCTGGAAGATTCCCATCTTCTCTGCCTATGTGTTTCAAAGCCCAAATATTGGGAGATGTGACGCTTGGTACATTGAACCACAG cTGGATGGAGATTCTGAGCCATGCATGCGTCCTAAGGGCTATGGTAAAAATATTGGTAAAAATCAGGCTGTAACTAAAGATTACTACAAATCTGGCTATGATAAAGGTCACCTCTATCCAGTACTTCACACCAACAATCATCTGTCAATGCTGGCCACATCCACACTGACCAACGTGGCTCCACAGAATCCAACTTTCAATCAAAATGTTTGGCTGGAACATGAGAAAGCTGTGATTAAAGACCTGAAATCCTGTGAAGTGGCTTATGTGTTGACTGGTGTAGTTCCTGacacaaacatcaaaatgaaCAATAAAGTAACTGTGTCAAAGTATTACTGGAGAGCCACCTGCTGCCTAGAGAAGGGTCAGTACATAGGGCAGGGCTACTATGGACCGGACAACAATGGCCTTGTGAAGAAATTAACAATAAAAGATCTTCAGAACCTACTCAAGGGTTTTtaccaaataattttttttccaaacatACCAGCGCAAAATAAAAAACCCACCTATACATGCAACTGA
- the LOC130569097 gene encoding sterile alpha motif domain-containing protein 9-like: MYTVPSSIDNETVSVPASLRDTLSCLDVAWADMFETEDINPDTARQHQADFLKGAPPKWQNFDTSVNRPTLVPLVERDGFKDLIQLVEEKTRKRSLITDVSLRYQPGSGGSTLAMQVLWHFRKDLRCARAIDSDLNTKLSDLSEHVVDLFLLSNEEQAKQDRRTVMLLLDTKEKMDNDLPIKNILCNNLNEEIHKRGVKTDSPVVIILNCIPTDFTLTDTLILPPNLSEESTKQFKEKVLQQIRLQGKSQRKVTTINLHHKDSDRSTLALGVLSDLSEEFTCETLREPFNTDIAENKKVFTSEIENMANGLLSTHKTNKKTVLLLLDHKDDKSLRYLLKNLQSKLKRADRPAFIIINAVSKRAVRVPGDVKLKMELLPDEKKRFAQKSLEVKSEHKKMSQKLHAFNIMQGGFQKEDAEKVITEEMVNHIEKNPKSKETRLLSFLALINSYVPGSHLLKLLCKRFIGKSEWPTDDGTPSLEMILKPFKDLTVIFSEGEQKADCIRLAHPMIADACLKLFTEHNVTKSLIALDFLKSMVKSNEISYVQICKSMLVTRPKGLMDKETFSKLVLDILDEGENNTKQCIDLLKLASFLFSTDPVYPQALARLYYIKVKEENKFEKAEQWATEAIKRDQEKSHIKDTLGQVCKNHLRNHFKKTFRDIKVCLAIAKSAIDGFHDEAKAAEVESEKDTRFNNRGQFGFLQVCNIIHDMRPEQEYISSLKGLIESRYNFFEWYLVYSRPSIKEEEKDYICEDVEKCYKHYFKQGEQTGEMTLNEKKMKSFAGLLHFLQSDINVLEQNWNAIENPQSDNETQMVLYILANIILSQFDKPCENLQDLQAWLQELWKTEEKHRSPEFYLLILLLFWPDEAQPVIADLPNLKDCVQYMSQSYEKKYQKYLHGRYLVPLFFLGKGSGLQRLVHALKPHKNDLQRIDLELLSEEDENVEASCLQRINGEVKKHQVFAVRDGQQIQVTPHNETSVYKEGRVSFYLGFTIKGPVACNIRYDENNK, encoded by the coding sequence ATGTACACCGTGCCTTCATCCATAGACAATGAAACTGTCTCAGTTCCAGCCAGTCTTAGAGATACCCTCTCATGCCTTGATGTTGCATGGGCTGACATGTTTGAGACTGAAGACATTAACCCTGACACAGCTAGACAGCATCAGGCTGATTTTCTTAAAGGAGCCCCACCAAAGTGGCAGAATTTTGACACATCAGTGAATCGGCCGACACTAGTACCACTGGTCGAAAGGGACGGCTTTAAGGATTTAATACAGTTAGTTGaggaaaaaacaagaaaacgcTCTCTCATCACTGATGTTTCTTTACGATACCAGCCTGGCAGTGGAGGGTCTACTCTTGCCATGCAGGTGCTTTGGCATTTCCGGAAAGATCTCAGATGTGCCAGAGCGATCGATTCAGATctaaacactaagctgtcagACCTGTCAGAACATGTGGTGGACCTTTTCCTACTGTCTAATGAAGAACAAGCAAAACAAGATCGGAGAACTGTGATGCTGTTACTGGACACCAAGGAAAAGATGGACAATGATCTGCCAATCAAGAACATTCTCTGTAATAACCTGAATGAAGAAATCCATAAGAGGGGCGTCAAAACGGACTCTCCAGTTGTGATCATTTTAAACTGCATCCCTACAGACTTCACTCTAACCGACACACTGATTCTTCCCCCAAATCTCTCTGAAGAGTCAACAAAACAATTCAAAGAAAAAGTTCTGCAACAGATCCGACTACAGGGGAAAAGCCAAAGGAAAGTTACAACCATCAATCTGCACCACAAAGACAGCGACAGATCAACACTGGCCCTTGGGGTACTGTCAGACTTGAGCGAGGAGTTCACCTGTGAAACCCTGAGAGAACCATTTAATACAGATATCGCAGAAAATAAAAAGGTGTTCACAAGTGAGATTGAAAATATGGCAAACGGATTGCTCAGtacacataaaacaaataaaaaaactgtgctTCTCCTGTTGGATCATAAAGATGACAAGTCACTACGCTACTTATTAAAGAATCTGCAGTCGAAGCTTAAGCGTGCTGATCGCCCTGCATTCATCATTATCAATGCTGTAAGCAAGAGGGCTGTTCGAGTACCAGGTGACGTGAAACTTAAAATGGAGCTCTTACCAGATGAGAAGAAGAGGTTTGCTCAGAAGTCGCTGGAGGTGAAAAGTGAACACAAGAAAATGTCACAGAAGTTGCATGCCTTTAACATAATGCAGGGAGGTTTCCAGAAAGAGGATGCAGAGAAAGTGATCACAGAAGAAATGGTGAATCATATTGAAAAGAACCCAAAGTCCAAAGAAACAAGACTTCTCAGTTTTCTGGCTTTGATAAATTCATATGTTCCAGGTTCACACTTGTTGAAGCTTTTGTGCAAGCGATTCATTGGCAAATCAGAATGGCCCACTGATGACGGAACACCTTCGCTGGAAATGATACTAAAGCCTTTCAAGGATCTCACAGTCATATTCTCAGAGGGAGAACAGAAAGCCGACTGCATACGTCTGGCACATCCAATGATTGCTGATGCCTGTCTAAAACTGTTCACTGAGCACAATGTGACCAAATCTCTTATTGCTCTTGACTTCTTGAAGAGCATGGTAAAATCCAATGAGATCAGTTATGTACAAATTTGCAAGAGTATGTTAGTCACTAGGCCTAAGGGTCTGATGGATAAAGAAACGTTTTCCAAACTGGTTCTTGACATCTTGGATGAAGGGGAAAATAATACTAAGCAGTGCATTGATTTGTTGAAGTTGGCTTCATTTCTTTTCTCAACAGACCCTGTTTATCCTCAAGCACTTGCACGTTTGTATTACATTAAGGTAAAGGAGGAGAACAAATTTGAAAAGGCAGAACAATGGGCAACTGAGGCAATTAAGAGAGATCAAGAAAAATCTCATATAAAGGACACATTGGGGCAAGTTTGCAAAAACCACCTGCGAAATCATTTTAAGAAAACATTCAGAGACATTAAAGTGTGTTTGGCTATTGCAAAGTCTGCCATTGACGGATTTCATGATGAAGCAAAAGCAGCTGAAGTTGAGTCAGAAAAGGACACCAGATTCAATAATAGGGGCCAGTTTGGTTTTCTCCAGGTTTGCAATATCATTCATGACATGCGTCCTGAACAAGAATACATCAGTAGTCTCAAAGGTCTTATTGAGTCCAGATATAATTTCTTTGAATGGTACCTGGTATACTCAAGACCAAGCATCAAAGAAGAGGAAAAAGACTACATTTGTGAAGATGTTGAAAAGTGCTACAAACACTATTTTAAACAGGGTGAGCAGACTGGTGAAATGACCCTAAATGAGAAGAAAATGAAGTCTTTTGCAGGACTACTTCATTTCTTACAATCTGACATCAATGTGCTTGAACAAAATTGGAATGCAATCGAAAATCCACAGTCCGATAACGAAACCCAAATGGTTCTCTACATTCTTGCCAACATCATCTTGAGTCAGTTTGATAAACCGTGTGAAAATCTTCAGGATCTTCAGGCCTGGTTACAGGAGCTTtggaaaacagaagaaaaacacagaagccCAGAGTTTTACCTCTTGATTCTTTTGCTCTTTTGGCCTGATGAAGCACAGCCAGTAATCGCAGACCTTCCCAACCTTAAAGACTGTGTCCAATATATGAGTCAGTCATATGAGAAAAAGTATCAGAAATACCTTCACGGTCGCTACCTGGTGCCTCTGTTCTTCTTAGGGAAAGGAAGTGGTTTGCAGAGACTGGTTCATGCTTTAAAACCACACAAAAATGATCTGCAGAGAATTGACCTGGAGCTCCTCTCTGAAGAAGATGAAAATGTAGAAGCCAGCTGTCTTCAGCGTATCAACGGGGAGGTGAAAAAACATCAAGTGTTTGCTGTTAGAGATGGGCAACAGATTCAAGTTACCCCTCACAATGAGACTAGTGTGTACAAAGAAGGCCGGGTGTCTTTCTACCTTGGCTTCACGATCAAAGGACCTGTTGCGTGCAACATCAGATATGATGAGAACAATAAGTAA
- the dnajc9 gene encoding dnaJ homolog subfamily C member 9 yields the protein MGLLEQCEDLFKTSDLYKVLGVCKEASDAEIRRGYYKVSLQVHPDRARDDELATTKFQVLGKVYAVLADKDQRAVYDEQGIVDEESDSLSQDRNWEEHWRRLFPKITLQDILDFEKQYKDSDEEVEDLKRLYLQHEGDMDLIMESALCCTNEDEPRVRDILQKAIDAEEVPAYKAFTHESVKKKNNRKRKAEKECKEAEEMQKEMGLNSEDSLVAMIKQRQKSKENGFNSLISDLEAKYCKKPAAGKKGKKK from the exons ATGGGTTTGCTGGAGCAGTGCGAGGATCTCTTCAAGACCTCTGATCTGTATAAAGTTCTGGGTGTCTGTAAGGAGGCATCAGATGCTGAGATCAGACGCGGATATTATAAAGTTTCTCTGCAGGTTCACCCTGACAGAGCTCGTGATGATGAGTTAGCTACCACCAAGTTTCAG GTGCTGGGAAAGGTCTATGCGGTGTTGGCTGACAAAGACCAAAGAGCGGTCTATGATGAACAGGGAATCGTGGATGAAGAGTCAGACTCGCTCAGTCAAGATCGCAATTGGGAGGAACATTGGAGACGATTGTTTCCCAAG ATTACACTGCAAGACATCTTGGATTTTGAGAAACAGTATAAAGACTCCGATGAGGAGGTGGAAGACTTGAAGCGATTGTACCTACAGCATGAAGGCGACATGGATCTGATCATGGAGTCTGCCTTGTGCTGTACCAATGAAGATGAACCTCGAGTTCGAGACATACTACAGAAGGCCATTGATGCTGAAGAGGTGCCAGCCTACAAAGCCTTCACGCATGAGAGTGTCAAGAAGAAAAACAACCGCAAAAGAAAG GCGGAGAAAGAATGTAAGGAGGCAGAGGAAATGCAGAAGGAGATGGGCTTGAACAGCGAGGACAGTTTGGTCGCTATGATAAAG CAAAGACAGAAGTCTAAAGAAAATGGATTTAACTCCCTCATCTCAGATCTGGAGGCAAAATACTGCAAGAAGCCAGCGGCAGGAAAGAAGGGCAAGAAAAAGTGA
- the nudt13 gene encoding nucleoside diphosphate-linked moiety X motif 13 produces the protein MRGRFQWVSWKVLHSIKSPELSRSCSGYVSRVRYLMRLKEDDEACREALKSGSFLLYYNLAPLLKSNSNVYKPAFLKASDLENMLKKIGRDKHIVSESVLLGCDESGEAQFSLEVGDLDRSALERQCGGVFVDLTKAFFMLSGPEAPIVTKGQALIRWHQTNGFCSATGQPTVRNQSGSHRICHSSGITYYPKMSPVAIVLVSDGSRCLLGRQATFPPGLYSALAGFCDMGESVDEALRREVAEEAGLEVETLQYSGSQHWPFPQSSFMVACHATVNPNNTQVSIDKAELEDAHWFTFKEITEALQIKKPPRISKGEPPAFWVPPSFAIANQLIQEWANQQQLTRK, from the exons ATGCGAGGCAGATTCCAGTGGGTTTCTTGGAAAGTGCTGCATTCAATCAAGTCGCCGGAGCTCTCTCGCTCGTGCTCTGGATATGTGTCTCGTGTCAG ATATCTGATGAGGTTGAAGGAGGATGATGAGGCGTGTCGTGAGGCACTGAAGTCCGGGAGTTTTCTGCTGTATTATAATCTTGCACCACTACTGAAGAGCAACAGCAACGTTTACAAACCAGCTTTTCTGAAAGCTTCAG ATTTGGAGAATATGCTGAAGAAGATTGGTAGGGACAAACACATTGTTAGTGAGTCTGTTCTTCTGGGATGCGATGAAAGTGGAGAAGCACAGTTTTCACTGGAAGTGG GTGATTTGGACCGCAGTGCTTTGGAGCGGCAGTGTGGGGGTGTGTTTGTGGACCTCACAAAAGCTTTCTTCATGTTATCTGGACCAGAGGCTCCTATTGTGACAAAA GGCCAAGCTCTCATCCGGTGGCACCAGACGAATGGTTTCTGCAGTGCTACAGGGCAGCCCACCGTCAGGAACCAATCCGGAAGTCACCGAATCTGTCACAGCAGTGGGATCACGTACTATCCCAAA ATGTCTCCGGTGGCGATCGTTCTTGTTTCTGATGGGAGCAGATGTCTGCTGGGACGACAGGCCACGTTTCCTCCAGGCCTGTACAGCGCACTCGCCGGCTTCTGCGACATGG GGGAGTCCGTGGATGAAGCCCTACGCAGAGAGGTGGCAGAGGAGGCGGGACTCGAGGTGGAGACCCTACAGTACTCCGGATCGCAGCATTGGCCGTTCCCACAAAGCTCCTTTATGGTAGCCTGCCATGCAACTGTGAACCCGAACAATACGCAG GTGAGCATAGACAAGGCAGAACTTGAGGATGCGCACTGGTTCACTTTTAAGGAAATAACAGAAGCACTACAGATAAAGAAACCGCCACGCATCTCTAAAGGAGAGCCACCCGCGTTCTGGGTGCCGCCTTCTTTTGCCATAGCCAATCAGCTCATTCAGGAATGGGCCAATCAGCAACAACTGACAAGAAAATAA